In Tachypleus tridentatus isolate NWPU-2018 chromosome 7, ASM421037v1, whole genome shotgun sequence, a genomic segment contains:
- the LOC143257001 gene encoding apicoplast pyruvate carrier 1-like isoform X1: MQNKERNKTGFFSRMEARPLVSVTGCFLIYLALGSTLTFGNLTPYLTSYLKQRVKKDITYEESGWIFYSYISTSSLLYFGGKLGFLIGRRLSMIIGSCIFCFGIAVTYWSVQHSLVATIITYGVVDTFGYICCFGHPVVTAIEWFPSKKGLVTGIVSSGVALSPLFMNIVQTLFVNPSNLQPAPDGFFDSDEILERVPALFLIMASVNGIILLIGLLMYQELPRESNEEETTSSELTTVYATSRKLLCKEHNESITKDVDCRTTRRNEELLASLEEDSINLNVADKSPYSNGEVELHVSPKKALKMKEFYLLPVVFICSYYPFMFVNVFYKTYGQTFISNDTFLSTIGSVAGAVHAFSRVVVGLIQDKLSYKLTSLLLLGIKTVLFFTLVATPYGGEVMYMIWICGLFTTFSLPFVCIPAVVAEIFGTKYTTEIFGIILFTSSVCFFLWPLVLHHFTSSLGWLATFCLAGTVSFIGIIVTIFFPETQRTQLTISSSFDKDKERIGYGAVEIQK, from the exons atgcaaaataaagaaagaaataagactGGATTCT TCAGCAGAATGGAAGCTCGACCCTTGGTATCAGTTACTGGATGTTTCCTGATTTATCTGGCACTCGGTTCAACACTAACGTTTGGAAACCTCACTCCTTACTTAACTTCTTACCTGAAACAAAGAGTGAAGAAGGACATAACATATGAAGAATCTGGTTGGATTTTCTATTCGTATATCTCAACAAGCTCACTGCTTTACTTTGGAGGCAAACTAGGTTTTCTCATTGGACGTCGTTTGAGCATGATTATTGGTTCTTGTATTTTCTg ttttggaaTAGCAGTAACTTACTGGAGTGTACAACACAGCCTGGTAGCAACAATCATCACATATGGCGTGGTTGATACTTTTGGCTATATCTGTTGCTTTGGTCACCCTGTAGTTACGGCTATAGAG TGGTTTCCCTCCAAGAAAGGCCTCGTCACAGGAATAGTGTCTTCAGGGGTAGCTTTATCTCCCCTCTTTATGAATATTGTACAGACATTGTTTGTGAATCCTAGTAATCTCCAACCTGCTCCTGATGG GTTTTTTGACAGTGATGAAATTTTAGAAAGAGTTCCTGCTTTGTTTCTGATAATGGCAAGTGTTAATGGTATAATTCTACTGATTGGGCTGCTAATGTACCAAGAATTACCCCGAGAGTCAAATGAG GAAGAAACAACATCCAGTGAACTAACTACTGTATACGCAACCTCAAGAAAATTGCTTTGTAAAGAACATAATGAATCAATTACGAAGGACGTAGACTGTagaacaacaagaagaaacgaaGAATTACTCGCATCATTAGAAGAAGATTCAATCAATCTGAATGTTGCTGACAAATCACCGTACAGTAATGGTGAAGTTGAGCTTCATGTGTCACCGAAAAAAGCTctgaaaatgaaagaattttatcTTTTACCAGTCGTTTTCATTTGTTCATATTACCCTTTCATGtttgtgaatgttttttataAG aCATATGGACAAACGTTTATATCAAATGACACGTTTCTGTCTACCATTGGTTCGGTAGCTGGAGCTGTTCATGCCTTTAGCCGAGTTGTTGTGGGTTTAATTCAGGATAAACTATCTTACAAG TTAACGAGTCTACTCTTGCTGGGAATAAAGACAGTATTGTTTTTCACTTTGGTGGCGACACCTTATGGAGGAGAAGTGATGTACATGATCTGGATTTGTGGGCTGTTTACTACATTTTCTCTTCCATTTGTCTGTATTCCTGCTGTTGTTGCAGAAATTTTCGGAACGAAATATACTACTGAAATATTTGGAATTATACTGTTTACATCA tCAGTTTGTTTCTTCCTTTGGCCTTTAGTTCTCCATCACTTTACTTCTTCTTTAGGCTGGCTTGCTACATTTTGTTTGGCAGGGACTGTTTCATTCATAG GGATAATTGTGACTATTTTTTTCCCTGAAACCCAACGTACACAattaacaatatcaagtagtttTGATAAAGACAAAGAACGGATTGGTTACGGAGCTGTTGAAATTCAGAAGTGA
- the LOC143257001 gene encoding apicoplast pyruvate carrier 1-like isoform X2 produces MYNTIIDTSKYFGIAVTYWSVQHSLVATIITYGVVDTFGYICCFGHPVVTAIEWFPSKKGLVTGIVSSGVALSPLFMNIVQTLFVNPSNLQPAPDGFFDSDEILERVPALFLIMASVNGIILLIGLLMYQELPRESNEEETTSSELTTVYATSRKLLCKEHNESITKDVDCRTTRRNEELLASLEEDSINLNVADKSPYSNGEVELHVSPKKALKMKEFYLLPVVFICSYYPFMFVNVFYKTYGQTFISNDTFLSTIGSVAGAVHAFSRVVVGLIQDKLSYKLTSLLLLGIKTVLFFTLVATPYGGEVMYMIWICGLFTTFSLPFVCIPAVVAEIFGTKYTTEIFGIILFTSSVCFFLWPLVLHHFTSSLGWLATFCLAGTVSFIGIIVTIFFPETQRTQLTISSSFDKDKERIGYGAVEIQK; encoded by the exons ATGTACAACACAATTATTGATACATCCAAGTA ttttggaaTAGCAGTAACTTACTGGAGTGTACAACACAGCCTGGTAGCAACAATCATCACATATGGCGTGGTTGATACTTTTGGCTATATCTGTTGCTTTGGTCACCCTGTAGTTACGGCTATAGAG TGGTTTCCCTCCAAGAAAGGCCTCGTCACAGGAATAGTGTCTTCAGGGGTAGCTTTATCTCCCCTCTTTATGAATATTGTACAGACATTGTTTGTGAATCCTAGTAATCTCCAACCTGCTCCTGATGG GTTTTTTGACAGTGATGAAATTTTAGAAAGAGTTCCTGCTTTGTTTCTGATAATGGCAAGTGTTAATGGTATAATTCTACTGATTGGGCTGCTAATGTACCAAGAATTACCCCGAGAGTCAAATGAG GAAGAAACAACATCCAGTGAACTAACTACTGTATACGCAACCTCAAGAAAATTGCTTTGTAAAGAACATAATGAATCAATTACGAAGGACGTAGACTGTagaacaacaagaagaaacgaaGAATTACTCGCATCATTAGAAGAAGATTCAATCAATCTGAATGTTGCTGACAAATCACCGTACAGTAATGGTGAAGTTGAGCTTCATGTGTCACCGAAAAAAGCTctgaaaatgaaagaattttatcTTTTACCAGTCGTTTTCATTTGTTCATATTACCCTTTCATGtttgtgaatgttttttataAG aCATATGGACAAACGTTTATATCAAATGACACGTTTCTGTCTACCATTGGTTCGGTAGCTGGAGCTGTTCATGCCTTTAGCCGAGTTGTTGTGGGTTTAATTCAGGATAAACTATCTTACAAG TTAACGAGTCTACTCTTGCTGGGAATAAAGACAGTATTGTTTTTCACTTTGGTGGCGACACCTTATGGAGGAGAAGTGATGTACATGATCTGGATTTGTGGGCTGTTTACTACATTTTCTCTTCCATTTGTCTGTATTCCTGCTGTTGTTGCAGAAATTTTCGGAACGAAATATACTACTGAAATATTTGGAATTATACTGTTTACATCA tCAGTTTGTTTCTTCCTTTGGCCTTTAGTTCTCCATCACTTTACTTCTTCTTTAGGCTGGCTTGCTACATTTTGTTTGGCAGGGACTGTTTCATTCATAG GGATAATTGTGACTATTTTTTTCCCTGAAACCCAACGTACACAattaacaatatcaagtagtttTGATAAAGACAAAGAACGGATTGGTTACGGAGCTGTTGAAATTCAGAAGTGA
- the LOC143258180 gene encoding uncharacterized protein LOC143258180 has product MHNCDLWNDLLCGDFNSNMVLTTEERVWLVEHVFREGVRYTDVVLQRFAEKFSDTPVPHHNAVRNLVDTFRETGSVDDAKRCGRPAKLSKEKKLDISDNVMQSPSKSLRMLAQQHDIGLKTAHKAVRKKLKLFPYKIMTVQELEATVR; this is encoded by the coding sequence atttcaattccaatatggttttaacaactgaagaacgtgtatggctcgtcgaacacgtattccgagaaggtgttagatacacagatgtggtgctacagcgatttgctgaaaaattctcagatacacctgttccacatcACAATGCAGTTCGTAACCTTGTTGATACGTTTCGGGAAACAGGATCAGTGGATGATGCCAAACGCTGTGGAAGACCAGCAAAGCTATCGAAGGAGAAAAAGTTGGATATTTCTGACAATGTGATGCAGAGTCCATCAAAATCATTACGAATGTTAGCTCAGCAACATGATATTGGTCTTAAAACTGCTCATAAGGccgtcagaaagaaattaaagctcttcccatacaaaataatgacggtacaagaactggaagcaacggtcagatga